The following proteins are co-located in the Pochonia chlamydosporia 170 chromosome 6, whole genome shotgun sequence genome:
- a CDS encoding C6 zinc finger domain-containing protein (similar to Colletotrichum gloeosporioides Nara gc5 XP_007281787.1) has translation MPRKRDPSKQPSRRSHHGCQRCRQHKVRCDEVKPQCGFCRSRGHSPCIFSAALKWEADYKHKGRAFGRAGVWSKVSADGGNSKGTPIESRCFTPPLPRIHSYGFLNTSIQDFEQESGGDDHDTALIHSTALMHGNSPGTDLRYMDKTRLSIYACLGDSMSTSLQSMDPHLVSYYVYRVCPLTVPASNANLDSPFSALLVPFALSSSSTIILEALLGLAASHRSRSDSTYKKVALSYYRRTVHYLRTLLATRTPKELITNPEILVLMMLLCQHELIRDEESNWVIHLRGARDLITYQRQQQVTSEGNALTRQAKPCEQITLFAERYFAFYDVMGRTACGEQPIFGSDFWSGQDERVDPWMGCSPRLVNIISAITELSWKYQHGTQSPDRRRELDEQRDRLRDALQSMVGRSGASDSPNDAIMLRCTELKRLTVDLYMHAALQDSSPTTHATKQKIRDILRLVSKLLTMGIYAGLTWPLFMAACQLDPSEELEWASTREAEERDMPTFSRPFILFALDKLKDSLSSVSRTRLVIEKVWRRREAVLFSGDSVQKEEAFNDWAYYVAPLCHNLSVA, from the coding sequence ATGCCTCGGAAACGTGACCCGTCGAAGCAACCTTCCCGGAGAAGTCATCACGGCTGTCAACGCTGCCGCCAGCACAAGGTTCGATGTGACGAGGTTAAACCACAATGTGGGTTCTGCCGCTCTCGCGGACACTCTCCTTGCATCTTCTCAGCCGCTCTCAAATGGGAGGCAGACTACAAGCACAAAGGACGCGCCTTCGGCAGAGCTGGCGTTTGGTCGAAAGTCTCCGCGGACGGTGGCAACAGCAAGGGAACTCCAATTGAGTCGCGGTGTTTTACTCCTCCCTTGCCGAGGATTCATTCATACGGGTTTCTAAATACGTCGATACAGGACTTTGAACAAGAAAGCGGAGGCGATGACCATGATACTGCACTGATTCACAGTACTGCCTTGATGCACGGCAACTCCCCAGGAACCGACCTAAGATACATGGACAAAACAAGATTATCGATATACGCATGCCTTGGCGattcaatgtcaacatcTTTGCAGTCGATGGACCCTCATCTGGTATCATACTATGTATACCGCGTATGCCCTCTTACAGTCCCCGCCTCGAACGCCAATCTTGATTCTCCATTCTCTGCACTCCTGGTTCCCTTCgcattgtcgtcgtcctcgACCATCATTTTAGAAGCATTGCTTGGCCTAGCTGCTTCTCATCGATCCCGGTCTGACTCCACATACAAGAAGGTAGCATTGTCATATTACAGACGAACAGTCCATTATCTGCGGACGCTACTCGCGACAAGGACGCCCAAAGAACTCATCACGAATCCAGAAATATTGGTCCTCATGATGCTGCTCTGCCAACACGAGTTGATCAGGGATGAAGAAAGCAACTGGGTTATCCATCTTCGCGGCGCTCGAGATTTGATAACCTACCAAAGACAACAACAGGTCACAAGCGAGGGCAACGCACTGACACgacaagccaagccatgcGAGCAAATTACGCTCTTTGCGGAACGCTACTTTGCGTTTTACGACGTCATGGGGAGAACGGCATGCGGCGAGCAGCCGATATTCGGTAGTGACTTTTGGagtggccaagatgaaagGGTGGATCCGTGGATGGGTTGCTCGCCACGGCTTGTCAATATTATTAGTGCGATTACCGAATTGAGTTGGAAGTATCAACATGGTACCCAATCACCCGATAGAAGACGTGAGCTTGATGAGCAGAGAGATCGTCTTCGGGATGCTCTTCAGTCAATGGTTGGCAGGTCAGGGGCCAGCGATTCACCCAACGACGCCATTATGCTGCGATGTACAGAATTAAAACGGCTTACTGTTGATTTATATATGCACGCAGCTTTACAGGACTCAAGTCCAACGACACATGCAACCAAGCAAAAGATAAGGGATATTCTCCGCCTTGTTTCAAAGTTGCTTACCATGGGAATATATGCGGGACTAACATGGCCGCTTTTCATGGCTGCTTGTCAATTAGACCCGAGTGAAGAGTTGGAATGGGCGTCGACAAGGGAAGCTGAGGAAAGGGACATGCCGACGTTTTCTCGCCCTTTTATTCTGTTTGCACTGGATAAGCTGAAGGATTCGCTGTCTAGCGTGTCCCGTACCAGACTGGTGATAGAGAAAgtctggaggaggagagaggcTGTACTCTTTTCGGGGGACTCCGTGCAGAAAGAGGAGGCATTTAATGACTGGGCTTATTATGTGGCACCTCTTTGTCATAACTTGAGTGTTGCTTGA
- a CDS encoding heat-labile enterotoxin alpha chain domain-containing protein encodes MRNWLSFILWTTLLLFLGYGDSHVLHRRADDDLVSTVWRGDLRTPDDIRRAGGFYARVKTGPPITARQLETGSSLFKHHGGKIPDITQFVSASTDPNEAVKFAAGFKVKQIEAGAKPGYVYRISTDPKFVDMEKSIGIENVQKGFEGQAEHLAVEGVPFDQIEGWYAAEDILKNRDEIVKQLKSGDLVESIYTRNTAFNERYLPLRGSGAQPQLASFGTRKDDIARWEKEPWKQYKGKKASTNLAEFRAKIQADAAVPQAAASFREPLGFVEADPLGARDLIARLDGGEVPEGLNSVEIAAAAAEAETLEVTAELEAAEAAEAAEAIEAAELVEAAEAAEMAALGEASVVRGVIGWILRTLASLLE; translated from the coding sequence ATGCGAAACTGGCTTTCGTTCATCCTATGGACGACGCTCCTGCTCTTCCTTGGGTATGGAGACAGCCATGTCCTCCACCGCAGGGCAGACGACGACTTGGTCTCGACAGTCTGGCGAGGCGATTTAAGAACTCCCGACGACATCAGACGCGCTGGCGGCTTTTACGCCCGGGTCAAGACAGGGCCGCCTATAACTGCCAGACAACTTGAAACCGGCAGCAGCTTGTTCAAGCATCATGGTGGCAAAATCCCCGACATTACCCAGTTCGTGTCGGCAAGCACGGATCCTAATGAAGCCGTCAAGTTTGCAGCCGGATTCAAAGTTAAGCAGATAGAGGCAGGCGCAAAGCCCGGCTATGTCTACCGCATCAGCACCGACCCCAAGTTCGTCGATATGGAAAAGTCTATTGGAATTGAAAACGTGCAGAAGGGATTCGAGGGGCAAGCTGAGCATCTTGCTGTGGAAGGTGTTCCCTTTGACCAAATCGAGGGATGGTATGCCGCTGAGGACATCCTAAAGAATAGGGACGAGATTGTAAAGCAGTTGAAGAGCGGCGATTTGGTTGAGAGCATCTACACGAGAAACACAGCATTCAACGAGAGATACCTCCCTCTGCGAGGAAGCGGCGCCCAGCCTCAACTAGCCTCATTCGGTACTAGGAAGGACGACATTGCTAGATGGGAGAAGGAGCCATGGAAACAATACAAAGGCAAAAAGGcttcaaccaacttggcGGAGTTTCGGGCCAAGATACAGGCGGATGCTGCTGTGCCGCAAGCTGCTGCGTCGTTCCGGGAACCGCTGGGCTTTGTTGAAGCGGATCCTCTGGGTGCCAGGGATCTCATTGCGCGTCTGGATGGTGGAGAAGTCCCCGAAGGCTTGAACAGCGTTGAGATCGCGGCTGCGGCGGCAGAAGCAGAGACTCTTGAGGTTACGGCGGAGCTTGAGGCGGCTGAGGCGGCTGAGGCTGCAGAGGCTATTGAGGCGgctgagcttgttgaggctgctgaagctgCTGAGATGGCTGCACTGGGAGAAGCTTCTGTCGTTCGCGGGGTCATTGGATGGATATTGAGAACCCTGGCGTCGTTATTGGAATAG
- a CDS encoding ankyrin repeat protein (similar to Metarhizium robertsii ARSEF 23 XP_007826197.1) encodes MHITNLPNELLHIIVGHLSSEPDLFHVAQTGHLLSQIALLRLYQYDEVHGRYGGITQWAACHGRVDILQRAATCGISIAKFDLACHAACRGHSNVLDLVAASRGNVPFTSDELSTLVEEACAWPRLDILTRLFEGFGATINPQRPWECLANATRSNCLACVKILLDRGADPARIATEETALEIAAQEGYADIANLLLEHGANVHDQMNRHFSPMHLAAMHGRVDVLMVFLRYGAHPGVTTVDGSTPLRLAIRYCQNAAATFLMRETQGHGADAQTLLSVIHRGSAELVQLHLQAGVPAVPPATKPNESLLYVAARRGSHAVASMLLDAGVSIEVGNLQGDTPLFAAVEKNHPQTVNLLLRRGANPNVVGSSGLMPLHVAALNGLLDITTALLNHGAISAAETPHDNATPLHLACASGNIQVVQCLLQRRHRIESVAKGNGISCLHMAALCGHLSLTQWLLRTPAGAELLNSRDHTGRTPLFIAARDGKDKIVKELLASRANTRRANYFGSMPVFAAVRNGHSGITEDLLAVDPWLFDSKDRVYGSHSLWYWANRCGSSRLINLLRRFAREYGKEEPRDAQDVTAVGEPSSARTSKRPCDVCARRFNFDTATRCTICCGGEFYMCVECTSNASCLDASHPQQSAVWVPNPTKYIADKYKDYMRVSNA; translated from the coding sequence atGCACATCACGAATCTTCCAAACGAACTCCTCCACATTATAGTCGGACATCTCTCCTCAGAACCCGACCTCTTCCATGTCGCCCAGACAGGCCATCTGCTCAGTCAAATAGCACTGCTCCGCCTGTACCAGTATGACGAGGTACATGGTCGGTATGGAGGTATAACGCAGTGGGCAGCATGCCACGGCCGAGTCGATATTCTCCAGCGAGCAGCAACATGCGGCATTTCCATTGCGAAATTCGATTTGGCCTGCCACGCTGCATGTCGTGGTCATTCAAACGTGTTGGACCTTGTCGCCGCGAGTCGTGGCAACGTGCCATTCACTTCGGACGAGCTGTCGAcgcttgttgaagaagcttgtGCCTGGCCACGGCTCGATATTCTCACTCGACTGTTTGAAGGTTTTGGCGCTACGATTAACCCACAACGGCCTTGGGAGTGTTTGGCCAATGCAACAAGAAGCAATTGTCTTGCATGCGTCAAAATTCTACTCGACCGGGGCGCAGATCCGGCGCGGATAGCGACTGAGGAGACGGCGTTGGAGATAGCCGCGCAAGAAGGTTACGCTGACATTGCCAATCTCCTTTTGGAGCATGGTGCCAATGTGCATGACCAAATGAATCGACACTTCAGTCCAATGCACTTGGCGGCGATGCACGGAAGAGTAGACgttttgatggtgtttttgAGGTATGGCGCTCATCCTGGTGTTACAACCGTCGACGGGTCAACTCCGCTTCGTCTCGCGATTCGGTATTGCCAAAATGCCGCGGCTACTTTTCTCATGAGAGAAACACAGGGCCATGGAGCCGATGCGCAAACGCTGTTGAGTGTAATCCATAGGGGCAGCGCTGAACTCGTTCAGCTACACCTTCAAGCCGGTGTGCCGGCCGTGCCACCAGCGACAAAACCAAACGAGTCCCTCTTGTACGTCGCTGCGAGGCGTGGATCGCATGCTGTTGCATCCATgctgcttgatgctggcgtCAGTATCGAAGTTGGCAATCTTCAGGGCGACACTCCGTTGTTTGCGGCCGTGGAGAAGAATCATCCTCAAACTGTCAACCTCCTACTTCGTCGAGGTGCGAACCCCAATGTGGTGGGAAGTTCTGGGTTGATGCCTCTCCATGTGGCAGCTTTGAACGGTCTTTTGGATATAACGACTGCACTGTTGAATCATGGTGCCATCTCCGCAGCCGAAACGCCGCACGACAATGCCACTCCTCTGCATCTGGCGTGCGCTAGTGGCAACATCCAGGTCGTCCAGTGTCTGTTGCAGCGCAGACACAGGATTGAATCCGTGGCCAAGGGAAATGGGATCTCATGTCTGCACATGGCTGCTCTGTGTGGTCACCTATCCCTTACGCAGTGGCTACTCCGAACCCCAGCCGGAGCCGAATTACTAAACTCACGGGACCACACTGGCCGAACACCGCTGTTCATTGCTGCGAGAGACGGAAAAGACAAGATTGTAAAGGAGTTGCTCGCCTCTAGGGCAAATACGCGCAGGGCGAATTATTTTGGTTCAATGCCAGTTTTCGCAGCCGTCAGAAATGGACATAGTGGGATAACGGAGGATCTCTTGGCGGTTGACCCATGGCTGTTTGATTCCAAGGATAGAGTTTACGGAAGTCATAGTCTGTGGTATTGGGCCAATCGCTGCGGTAGCTCGCGCCTCATCAATTTGCTAAGACGATTCGCCAGGGAGTATGGCAAGGAAGAGCCTCGGGATGCTCAAGATGTAACGGCTGTGGGCGAACCGAGCAGTGCTAGGACATCCAAGCGTCCTTGCGATGTTTGCGCACGTCGATTCAATTTTGATACTGCGACACGTTGTACAATCTGCTGTGGCGGCGAGTTTTACATGTGTGTTGAGTGTACGTCCAATGCGAGCTGCCTCGATGCATCTCATCCACAGCAGTCGGCGGTTTGGGTCCCAAATCCGACTAAATATATCGCGGATAAGTACAAGGACTATATGCGCGTATCGAACGCCTAG
- a CDS encoding OPT oligopeptide transporter (similar to Neosartorya fischeri NRRL 181 XP_001258130.1) translates to MAAPKAVQQEVDHHDTEEYDEFQSPDKATSVAIGGIDEDYDIESDNSPMPEVRANVPNVDDPSMPVNTLRMWIIGIFFTVIGTGINQFFSMRYPSVTISSLVAQLVAFPVGRAVAHMLPIMKIRLFGRDIALNPDHHFNIKEHAVITIMSNLSFGPSWATDIIQAQKASAFYGLKTPAGYQFLLALTMQLFGLGMAGMAYRFIVEPPHMVWPSTLANAALFQTLHGRANPAADGWTVSRYRFFMLVFAGGWLWYWLPGFLFTGLSTFAFICWAAPNNVVVNNLFGMSTGLAYLPTTFDWSQIAYNGSPLVVPFWAQANVFAGWVIIFALITPILYYTNTWYTAYLPFSGADTYDNTGNVYNATRVVDKHGNFLVDEYHKYSPIFMPVTFALSYGVSFAVMSCVPTYIFLNYWREIVGAFNPQRKKDIHARLIERYKDTPWWWYAALSILVFGLTIMVQEVYHTGMPVWGIVVAFGLAVFYLIPTGSVFAVANLNSNVLTVLGEIISGYLIPGKPIVMLIFKFYAYTGLSQAMIFASDMKLGLYMKIPRRTLFVAQLTACIVGSLTQNAVVLFMLNNVDNICESDQKNKYTCPQGRVNFSSSVIWGAIGPARLYSIGKMYSGLLHLFWIGALLPVLTFFLKKKFPGSKLLANLHWPLFFAGTGNVPPATGINYTSAFAVSFIFNKWIRKKYPHWWGKYNYVLSAALDSGLAIAAIVIFFAVVFPGVSLSWWGNNVQGTTVDGQGIPWKALPESGTFGPAEWS, encoded by the exons ATGGCGGCACCCAAAGCTGTACAGCAAGAGGTTGACCACCATGACACTGAAGAATACGATGAATTCCAAAGCCCCGATAAAGCAACATccgttgccattggcggcatCGATGAAGACTACGACATTGAGTCGGACAACTCGCCTATGCCCGAAGTACGCGCCAATGTCCCAAATGTCGATGATCCATCCATGCCGGTAAACACCTTACGCATGTGGATCATaggcatcttcttcacagTTATTGGTACCGGTATCAATCAGTTCTTCTCTATGCGGTATCCCAGTGTGACCATCTCTTCTCTCGTCGCCCAGCTCGTCGCCTTCCCGGTTGGCCGTGCCGTAGCTCACATGCTGCCCATTATGAAAATCCGCCTGTTTGGCCGGGACATTGCCTTGAATCCGGACCAccatttcaacatcaaagagcatgccgtcatcaccatcatgtcaaacCTCTCGTTTGGTCCATCGTGGGCAACGGACATTATCCAGGCGCAAAAAGCTTCGGCATTCTACGGGCTCAAAACACCTGCAGGATACCAGTTCCTTCTCGCGCTGACCATGCAGCTCTTTGGTCTTGGGATGGCTGGCATGGCTTACAGGTTTATAGTCGAGCCACCTCATATGGTGTGGCCGTCAACGCTGGCCAATGCAGCTCTGTTTCAAACTCTACATGGGAGAGCTAATCCCGCAGCAGATGGTTGGACCGTCTCTAGGTACCGATTCTTTATGCTGGTATTCGCGGGAGGTTGGCTGTGGTACTGGCTGCCTGGCTTTCTATTCACTGGCCTTAGTACTTTTGCCTTTATTTGCTGGGCAGCGCCAA ACAACGTCGTTGTCAATAACCTCTTTGGCATGAGTACCGGTCTTGCCTATCTGCCTACGACCTTCGACTGGTCCCAGATTGCATACAACGGCTCACCACTCGTGGTACCGTTTTGGGCGCAAGCAAACGTCTTTGCTGGCTGGGTCATTATCTTCGCGTTAATCACACCCATCCTATACTACACCAATACCTGGTACACCGCATATCTGCCCTTTTCTGGCGCCGATACGTATGACAACACCGGCAACGTTTACAACGCTACCCGTGTTGTTGACAAGCACGGAAATTTCCTGGTCGACGAGTATCATAAATACAGCCCCATCTTCATGCCCGTCACATTCGCTCTAAGCTATGGCGTCTCATTCGCAGTCATGAGCTGCGTTCCAACGtacatcttcctcaactaCTGGCGGGAGATTGTCGGAGCGTTTAACCCACAGAGAAAAAAGGACATTCACGCTCGGCTGATTGAGCGGTACAAAGACACACCATGGTGGTGGTACGCCGCCCTGAGCATCCTAGTCTTTGGCCTCACCATCATGGTCCAGGAGGTGTATCACACGGGAATGCCGGTCTGGGGCATAGTTGTCGCCTTTGGGCTCGCCGTTTTCTACCTCATCCCAACGGGGAGTGTATTTGCCGTGGCCAATCTGAACAGCAATGTTTTAACCGTTCTCGGCGAGATCATCTCCGGCTACCTCATCCCTGGGAAACCCATCGTCATGCTCATCTTCAAGTTCTACGCGTACACTGGTctcagccaagccatgatCTTTGCGTCAGACATGAAACTTGGTCTGTACATGAAGATTCCGCGACGGACCTTGTTCGTCGCACAGCTGACTGCCTGCATCGTGGGGTCCCTGACGCAGAACGCAGTTGTTCTCTTCATGCTGAACAATGTTGATAACATTTGCGAAAGCGACCAGAAGAACAAATACACATGTCCGCAAGGTCGCGTCAACTTCTCATCCAGTGTCATCTGGGGCGCCATTGGTCCCGCTCGGCTGTACAGCATCGGCAAGATGTACTCTGGGCTGCTGCATCTCTTCTGGATAGGCGCGTTATTACCCGTGTTGACGTTctttttgaagaagaagtttCCGGGTTCGAAATTGCTAGCGAACCTGCATTGGCCGCTGTTCTTTGCTGGCACTGGAAACGTGCCGCCCGCCACTGGCATCAATTACACGTCCGCGTTTGCTGTTTCATTCATCTTTAACAAATGGATTCGGAAAAAGTATCCGCATTGGTGGGGGAAG TACAACTATGTTCTTTCGGCGGCGCTTGACTCTGGTCTTGCCATTGCAGCTATCGTGATCTTCTTCGCTGTAGTCTTCCCGGGAGTGAGTTTGAGCTGGTGGGGGAATAATGTGCAAGGAACGACTGTAGATGGACAGGGTATTCCTTGGAAAGCGTTGCCTGAAAGTGGAACCTTTGGTCCTGCGGAATGGTCGTAA
- a CDS encoding aspartate racemase (similar to Colletotrichum gloeosporioides Nara gc5 XP_007281639.1) produces MKTIGLLGGMSWESTTTYYQIINRRVRQVQGNLHSAKCIIFSFDFAEIEELQRNNKWDAAGQLLDQASAKLKLAGADAIVLCTNTMHLVSHGIEAASTLPLIHIVDATAEAIIKEGHKSVGLLGTRFTMEKDFYKVRLLEKYGLKVVVPDEAGRDTVHSIIYNELCNGVIRDESRSAYQRVIGELAAQGAECLILGCTEIGLLIDAESSSLPVFDTTVLHATAAADWAMNDRD; encoded by the coding sequence ATGAAAACTATCGGCCTCCTCGGAGGCATGAGCTGGGAATCCACAACAACCTACTACCAAATCATCAACCGCCGCGTgcgccaagtccaaggcaaCCTCCACTCCGCCAaatgcatcatcttctccttcgaCTTTGCAGAAATAGAAGAACTCCAACGGAACAATAAATGGGATGCCGCGGGCCAACTCCTCGACCAGGCGTCTGCGAAGCTCAAACTCGCGGGGGCAGACGCCATTGTCCTGTGCACCAACACGATGCACCTTGTTTCTCATGGCATCGAGGCGGCATCCACACTCCCGCTGATTCATATCGTTGATGCGACGGCTGAAGCTATCATCAAGGAGGGCCACAAGTCAGTTGGTCTTTTGGGCACGCGGTTCACCATGGAAAAGGATTTCTACAAGGTCAGGTTGCTGGAAAAGTATGGACTGAAGGTGGTTGTGCCGGATGAGGCGGGGCGAGATACGGTTCATTCTATTATTTATAATGAGCTGTGTAATGGTGTGATTCGGGATGAGTCGCGGAGTGCGTATCAGCGTGTTATAGGGGAATTGGCTGCTCAAGGGGCAGAGTGTCTTATTCTGGGGTGTACTGAGATTGGGCTGCTGATTGATGCGGAGAGTAGTTCTTTGCCGGTGTTTGATACGACTGTTCTTCATGCTACTGCTGCTGCGGATTGGGCTATGAATGATAGAGATTAA
- a CDS encoding F-box-like domain-containing protein produces the protein MSLNSLSTEVLSIIVSFLVTSPNRDQRAIRNDLHSLTLSCRRLKDVATPILYRLISVPNGSSATRLFHTLIHNPRIRPLIRELRVHRGTRRTRMDRLDGRSVWPPEPVELIDAPKTDIQGVDPSANGFFEANFEHACRSTFKSLDWHIDEFSADDANVFALGECSALVDGSLTWDKLDELGHIQLTSSILVGILCLTPKLDDVRLPVLIDQPYEILEKRIRKARMKGCLRMKSMPQLASFGTVSEWASLI, from the coding sequence ATGAGTCTGAACAGCTTATCAACCGAAGtcctctccatcattgtCAGCTTCCTCGTCACCTCGCCAAACCGAGACCAGCGTGCGATCCGCAACGATCTCCACAGCCTCACCCTTTCCTGTCGCCGCCTCAAAGACGTCGCCACACCCATTTTATATCGACTCATCAGCGTACCAAATGGCTCATCGGCGACACGCCTATTCCACACGCTCATTCACAATCCTCGCATCCGGCCGCTTATTCGCGAGCTGCGCGTCCACAGAGGCACCAGACGAACGAGGATGGATCGGCTCGACGGCAGGAGTGTGTGGCCCCCAGAGCCTGTTGAGCTGATTGATGCACCCAAGACGGACATCCAAGGTGTCGACCCGAGTGCCAATGGCTTCTTTGAGGCCAACTTTGAGCATGCCTGTCGATCAACGTTCAAGTCTCTCGACTGGCACATCGACGAGTTCTCAGCTGATGACGCCAATGTATTTGCTTTGGGTGAATGCAGTGCCCTGGTCGATGGATCTTTGACGTGGGATAAGTTGGATGAATTAGGTCACATACAGTTGACGTCGTCTATTCTGGTTGGGATTCTGTGCCTGACCCCCAAGCTGGACGACGTGCGATTGCCGGTTTTGATCGACCAGCCGTATGAGATTCTCGAGAAGAGGATTCGAAAAGCTCGTATGAAGGGATGTCTGCGGATGAAGAGCATGCCTCAATTGGCGAGCTTTGGAACGGTCAGCGAGTGGGCGTCTCTGATTTGA
- a CDS encoding sarcosine oxidase (similar to Talaromyces stipitatus ATCC 10500 XP_002484168.1), whose product MPGDIPLNKDSSILIIGAGTFGISTAYHLAKRGYSNITCVDRQPYPSVDSAGYDLNKIVRTEYDEPLYVDLALEALDAWRRPEWEGIFHETGRMSTTAGNEQAEKHLRDSYENLTKAGQANGLEFVQGRDQITRQVPQLQNSLHLDNWKGLYNRQGGWVHARKALEKWAAKAQQLGVKFISGPQGTMTGLSINAQGSFTGIKVASGDVIRADQYVLSTGAASPEVLPELSEQLWSKCWTLAHIELTEEEVAEWKGIPVIDHFELGFTFEPDPETRRMKICDNNPGYQYRMGTYTDDSGKQTHYSIPRYASAHPEDGIPAEAAAAINRFIDVVMPQFSGRPLLDARVCWCTDTPDGHWLIDRHPVYNSLLLATGDSGHAFKMFPIIGDYIADALEGRPRGLKKEWRYGSRKQKSVSTRPDTEIKDLRDVL is encoded by the exons ATGCCGGGCGATATTCCCTTGAACAAGGATTCAAGCATCCTCATAATCGGAGC TGGTACTTTCGGCATTAGCACCGCCTACCACCTCGCAAAGCGTGGTTATTCGAACATTACCTGCGTCGACCGCCAGCCATACCCCAGCGTGGACTCTGCTGGCTACGACCTGAACAAGATTGTACGAACTGAGTATGACGAACCTCTGTATGTAGACCTGGCTTTGGAGGCACTTGATGCTTGGAGACGACCAGAATGGGAGGGAATTTTCCATGAAACA GGCCGCATGAGTACAACGGCTGGAAACGAGCAAGCAGAGAAACACTTGCGGGACTCCTACGAAAACTTAACCAAAGCCGGTCAAGCCAATGGCCTTGAGTTTGTGCAAGGCAGAGACCAAATCACACGGCAGGTTCCTCAACTGCAAAACTCACTCCACTTGGATAATTGGAAAGGTCTCTACAACCGCCAAGGAGGCTGGGTTCATGCCAGGAAAGCACTCGAGAAGTGGGCAGCCAAGGCTCAGCAACTTGGGGTGAAATTCATATCTGGCCCTCAAGGAACGATGACCGGTCTCAGTATTAATGCGCAAGGATCCTTTACCGGCATCAAAGTTGCTTCAGGTGACGTTATCAGAGCAGATCAATACGTTTTGAGCACCGGCGCAGCGTCCCCAGAGGTGCTTCCAGAGCTGAGCGAGCAACTCTGGTCAAAGTGCTGGACACTGGCGCACATTGAACTGactgaggaggaagtcgCTGAGTGGAAGGGCATACCCGTAATTGACCACTTCGAATTAGGCTTCACGTTTGAGCCAGATCCAGAGACAA GACGAATGAAGATCTGTGATAATAATCCAGGATACCAATATCGCATGGGCACGTATACAGATGACTCGGGGAAACAGACACACTACTCTATTCCAAGATATGCTAGTGCCCACCCTGAAGATGGTATCCCTGCAGAGGCAGCCGCCGCAATTAATCGATTCATTGATGTCGTTATGCCGCAGTTCTCTGGACGGCCGCTTTTGGATGCGAGAGTTTGCTGGTGCACTGATACGCCTGACGGacactggttgattgacAGACATCCGGTGTACAACTCATTGCTCCTCGCAACGGGAGACTCTGGTCATGCGTTCAAGATGTTCCCGATAATTGGGGACTACATCGCCGATGCATTGGAGGGGAGACCTAGGGGGTTGAAGAAAGAGTGGCGTTATGGGAGTAGGAAGCAGAAGTCCGTTTCAACACGGCCTGACACTGAGATTAAAGATTTGAGGGATGTTCTCTAA